A stretch of Desulfobacter hydrogenophilus DNA encodes these proteins:
- the mtgA gene encoding monofunctional biosynthetic peptidoglycan transglycosylase: protein MKKRLMTWIKKIITGLVIAVMAATFFQVIIFRYVNPPFTVNMIYEKAIAAHKNMPFKPRSYKWKNLEQISVYLQQAVLASEDQRFMSHHGFDFREIKLALKDIITRKGFRGASTISMQTARSLFLPSSRSLTRKLAEAWYTVLIELVWDKKRILEMYLNTVDWGKANVGAQAAAQAYFSCDAKNLTDRQAALLTAILPSPHKWSAVSPGTHVRLRQTRILRQMKNMPVLK, encoded by the coding sequence ATGAAGAAACGATTAATGACCTGGATAAAAAAAATTATTACCGGACTGGTTATTGCCGTGATGGCGGCCACCTTTTTCCAGGTCATAATTTTCAGATACGTCAATCCGCCCTTCACGGTCAACATGATCTATGAAAAGGCCATTGCAGCCCACAAAAATATGCCGTTCAAGCCCAGGTCCTATAAATGGAAAAATTTAGAGCAGATATCTGTGTATCTGCAGCAGGCAGTGCTGGCCTCCGAAGACCAGCGCTTCATGAGCCACCATGGATTTGATTTCAGGGAAATAAAACTTGCTCTGAAGGACATCATCACCAGAAAAGGATTTAGGGGGGCATCCACCATCAGCATGCAGACAGCCCGCTCCCTTTTTCTGCCTTCAAGCCGCTCTTTGACCAGGAAACTTGCCGAAGCCTGGTACACGGTCCTGATTGAACTGGTCTGGGATAAAAAAAGAATTCTGGAAATGTATCTGAATACCGTGGATTGGGGAAAGGCCAATGTAGGTGCCCAGGCCGCAGCCCAAGCCTATTTCTCCTGCGATGCCAAAAACTTAACGGATAGACAGGCCGCCCTTTTGACCGCCATCCTGCCAAGCCCCCACAAATGGTCCGCAGTCTCCCCCGGCACCCATGTCCGGCTGCGTCAAACCCGCATATTACGGCAAATGAAAAACATGCCGGTACTTAAATAA
- a CDS encoding peptidylprolyl isomerase → MKNNNQTAQLGHGTFLDCCNQISFKILRFVLVWGILFSLTTIPSGALAQDAADLADGLYAKMNTDKGTILLQLFYKQAPLTVTNFAGLALGKMDTNVKKGEKFYDGLTFHRVIPDFMIQGGDPEGTGRGGPGYRFQDEFSPELKHDAPGILSMANAGPGTNGSQFFITYKATPWLDGKHTVFGKVVKGMAVVNAIEKEDKIKTVEIMAIGDDAKAFRPDQAGFDAIIANSRANITNSRAKYMEAFKKQMHEKYPDAVETESGLMYVPVQEGTGPAVTSGATVQVHYTGMFTSGKKFDSSRDRGKPIEFVLGQGQVIKGWDIGIEGMKKGEARQLLIPYPLAYGEQGYPGAIPPKSTLIFDVELVDFQ, encoded by the coding sequence ATGAAAAATAATAATCAAACGGCCCAGCTCGGCCATGGCACCTTTTTAGATTGTTGTAATCAGATTAGTTTTAAAATATTAAGATTCGTCCTGGTCTGGGGGATTCTTTTCTCTTTGACCACGATTCCCTCCGGCGCCCTGGCCCAAGACGCGGCTGACCTTGCAGACGGTTTGTATGCAAAAATGAATACCGATAAAGGGACCATCCTTCTCCAGCTTTTTTACAAACAGGCCCCGTTGACTGTGACCAATTTTGCCGGGCTCGCCCTGGGAAAAATGGATACAAATGTTAAAAAGGGCGAAAAGTTCTACGATGGACTGACATTTCACCGGGTGATCCCTGATTTTATGATCCAGGGCGGAGACCCGGAAGGCACGGGCCGGGGCGGTCCGGGATACCGGTTCCAGGACGAATTTAGCCCTGAATTAAAACATGACGCCCCCGGAATTTTGTCCATGGCCAATGCCGGCCCTGGTACCAACGGCAGTCAGTTTTTCATTACCTATAAAGCCACACCCTGGCTGGACGGCAAACATACGGTGTTCGGCAAGGTAGTCAAGGGCATGGCGGTGGTCAATGCCATTGAAAAAGAAGATAAAATTAAAACTGTTGAGATCATGGCAATCGGAGATGATGCTAAGGCTTTCAGACCCGACCAGGCCGGATTTGATGCCATTATTGCAAACAGCAGGGCCAATATTACAAACAGCCGAGCCAAATATATGGAAGCGTTTAAAAAACAAATGCATGAAAAATACCCTGATGCCGTGGAAACCGAATCCGGTTTGATGTATGTACCGGTGCAGGAAGGCACCGGCCCTGCCGTCACCTCCGGGGCCACAGTGCAGGTGCATTATACCGGGATGTTCACCAGCGGCAAAAAGTTTGATTCCTCCAGAGATCGGGGTAAACCCATTGAATTTGTATTAGGTCAGGGACAGGTGATTAAAGGCTGGGATATCGGGATTGAAGGCATGAAAAAAGGCGAGGCCCGGCAACTGTTGATTCCTTATCCTTTGGCATATGGAGAGCAAGGGTATCCTGGTGCGATTCCGCCCAAGTCCACCCTGATTTTCGACGTAGAACTGGTAGACTTTCAATAA
- a CDS encoding cytidylate kinase family protein translates to MSVITFFGRSYTGKAQLAQKAADVLGCKVLYDQDIIDAAAKTYNLEKRSIERSIFKDPPFADRYTPAKAKCIAAVKSVLADKIEHGPVIVSGFLGKLIPSELGLHILVTAPKGFRNRKIQCETGNKKGVDRKKHLECSDQAFLRWSLYLRSAESRRPMDCDGIVNVTTTGQTDLIELISNTALNKKEEMTPQEFTLSAKVCRLMAEKGHQVSVAARQDQLDLIVHKPVLMFSRYGKKLARLVQSVSGVKKTNTRTGRLFYQTDILPGSHYFKTPTSAPIKKQYEQLYARVTEHRPAFINRTMAEQQLIAGHA, encoded by the coding sequence ATGAGTGTCATCACATTTTTTGGAAGATCCTACACAGGTAAAGCACAACTGGCACAAAAGGCAGCAGACGTACTGGGTTGTAAGGTATTGTACGACCAGGACATCATTGATGCGGCAGCTAAAACATACAATTTGGAAAAACGCAGCATTGAACGCAGTATTTTTAAAGATCCGCCGTTTGCAGATCGGTATACCCCGGCTAAAGCGAAATGCATCGCAGCGGTAAAGTCTGTTCTGGCTGATAAAATCGAACATGGACCTGTTATTGTCAGCGGATTTTTAGGTAAATTAATTCCTTCAGAACTGGGGCTGCACATACTGGTCACAGCGCCAAAGGGTTTTAGAAACCGGAAAATACAGTGCGAAACCGGCAACAAAAAAGGTGTTGACAGAAAAAAGCACCTGGAGTGTAGTGACCAAGCGTTTTTACGCTGGTCCCTTTACCTGCGTTCAGCTGAAAGCCGCAGACCCATGGATTGCGACGGCATTGTGAATGTCACCACCACCGGGCAAACCGATCTGATTGAACTGATTTCCAATACTGCATTAAATAAAAAAGAAGAGATGACTCCCCAAGAATTTACCCTGTCTGCTAAGGTCTGTCGCCTTATGGCTGAAAAAGGCCATCAGGTTTCAGTGGCAGCTCGACAAGACCAGTTGGACCTTATTGTCCACAAACCCGTACTGATGTTTTCCAGGTACGGCAAAAAACTGGCACGCCTTGTCCAGTCCGTCAGCGGGGTAAAGAAAACCAACACGAGGACCGGCAGGCTATTTTACCAAACAGATATCCTTCCGGGCAGCCATTATTTCAAAACCCCGACATCAGCCCCCATTAAAAAACAGTATGAACAGCTTTACGCAAGGGTTACCGAACACCGCCCTGCCTTTATAAACCGTACAATGGCAGAGCAACAACTTATTGCCGGCCATGCCTGA
- a CDS encoding ketopantoate reductase family protein has product MKAIERIAIFGAGAMGAAYARLFTDNSDLHVCFAARGDRFARLDGATINVNGRDYTIPVVHPDRVERSFDLVLVALKHHHLTESVLKDINALTGSDTLVLSVMNGLESEKLLGQVCGYEKIVPAIAVGIDAVHENNRFTFANPGKIIFGNDPDLSNADDTDRLEQIKSALDMGGIPNEISPDILRTMWWKFMVNVGVNQSSAVLGAPYGVFQNLPEARALMVALMQEVVALARHRGINLQPSDIDQWVDVLNTLSPDGKTSMLQDMEAKRKTEVEIFAGAVEVMGKEDTIPTPVNSTFLNLIRVKEKITIGKPEYMQPVV; this is encoded by the coding sequence TTGAAAGCCATAGAAAGAATCGCCATTTTCGGAGCCGGAGCCATGGGCGCGGCATATGCACGTTTATTTACAGATAACTCAGATCTCCATGTTTGCTTTGCAGCTCGGGGGGATCGCTTTGCCCGCCTTGATGGGGCCACCATCAACGTTAACGGCAGGGATTACACAATTCCAGTGGTACATCCCGATCGGGTGGAGCGCTCCTTTGATCTGGTGCTGGTGGCTCTGAAACACCACCATCTGACGGAATCGGTGCTCAAAGATATCAACGCACTGACAGGGTCGGACACCCTGGTGCTGTCCGTGATGAACGGGCTTGAAAGTGAAAAACTGCTCGGTCAGGTCTGCGGCTATGAAAAGATTGTTCCTGCCATTGCCGTCGGTATTGATGCGGTGCATGAAAATAATCGTTTTACCTTTGCCAATCCAGGCAAAATTATATTTGGGAATGATCCGGATCTTTCCAATGCAGATGACACAGATCGGCTGGAACAGATAAAAAGTGCCCTGGATATGGGTGGTATTCCCAACGAAATTTCACCGGATATCCTTAGAACCATGTGGTGGAAATTTATGGTCAACGTCGGCGTCAACCAATCCTCTGCCGTGCTCGGTGCTCCCTATGGTGTTTTCCAGAATTTGCCCGAGGCCCGGGCGCTGATGGTCGCATTGATGCAGGAGGTGGTGGCCCTGGCCCGGCACAGGGGTATCAATCTTCAGCCCTCCGACATTGATCAGTGGGTGGACGTGCTCAATACCTTATCCCCGGATGGAAAAACATCCATGCTCCAGGATATGGAGGCCAAAAGAAAAACAGAAGTGGAAATTTTTGCGGGTGCTGTTGAGGTTATGGGCAAAGAAGACACAATTCCTACACCTGTGAACAGTACTTTTTTAAATTTGATCCGGGTGAAAGAAAAAATCACAATTGGCAAGCCGGAATATATGCAGCCTGTAGTTTAA
- a CDS encoding sigma-54-dependent transcriptional regulator, translating to MQEHILIIEDEQIALKNLEHILLKDGYKITAVDSGTKGLNLIKSKIFDLIITDYKMKKIDGMQILEHSRELQPYAEVIMITGYATVDNAVIAMKEGAYHYIAKPYKLDEVRQIIKQALLKRSLQMENQSLRKQLDQKAKLPEIIGNSPSMLQVKKTIAQVAQTDISVLILGESGTGKELVARAIHSLSSRKKHEMVAFNCGSFSEDLMANELFGHEKEAFTGAMKTKKGLFEFADQGTVFFDEIGDMPPSMQVKILRVIQEKEIMRVGSTQTLGVDLRFIAATHRDLRHEVDQGHFRQDLYFRLNVASIILPALADRKEDIPLLAYHFLAKKNRDMGKSIKEIDRITMDLLANYAWPGNVRELENIIERAVAMENSEVIYPEALPDHLTQLAIETYRTAPEGKIPTMKEQEKRYIQWVLEQTNWNKTRAAEIMEIDRVSLWRKIKAFKLE from the coding sequence ATGCAAGAACATATTCTCATTATCGAAGATGAGCAGATCGCTCTTAAAAATCTTGAACACATTCTTCTCAAGGATGGATACAAGATTACTGCCGTCGACAGCGGAACCAAGGGGTTGAACCTTATCAAATCCAAGATTTTTGATCTGATTATCACCGATTACAAGATGAAGAAAATTGACGGCATGCAGATCCTTGAACACAGCCGGGAACTGCAGCCCTACGCTGAAGTCATCATGATCACCGGCTACGCCACTGTCGATAATGCTGTTATCGCCATGAAAGAAGGGGCCTATCATTACATTGCGAAACCCTATAAATTAGATGAGGTCCGGCAGATTATTAAACAGGCCCTTCTCAAGCGATCCCTTCAAATGGAGAATCAATCGCTTAGAAAGCAGCTCGACCAGAAGGCAAAGCTGCCCGAAATTATCGGTAACAGTCCGTCCATGCTTCAAGTGAAAAAGACCATTGCCCAGGTGGCCCAGACCGATATCTCCGTGCTGATTTTAGGGGAAAGCGGCACGGGTAAAGAACTTGTGGCAAGGGCGATTCATAGTCTTTCCAGCCGGAAAAAGCATGAAATGGTGGCCTTTAACTGCGGTTCATTTTCAGAGGACCTCATGGCCAATGAGCTTTTCGGCCATGAAAAAGAGGCTTTCACCGGTGCCATGAAAACCAAAAAAGGCCTGTTTGAGTTTGCCGACCAGGGCACGGTGTTTTTTGATGAAATCGGGGATATGCCGCCCTCCATGCAGGTCAAAATCCTGCGCGTGATCCAGGAAAAAGAGATCATGCGGGTGGGCAGCACCCAGACCCTCGGCGTGGATTTAAGATTCATTGCCGCCACCCACAGGGACCTGCGCCACGAGGTGGATCAGGGCCATTTCCGCCAGGACCTTTATTTCCGGCTCAACGTGGCATCCATCATACTGCCTGCCCTGGCAGACAGAAAAGAGGATATTCCGCTTCTGGCCTATCATTTTCTGGCAAAGAAAAACCGGGATATGGGAAAAAGCATCAAGGAAATTGATCGGATCACCATGGATTTACTTGCCAACTATGCCTGGCCGGGAAACGTCCGGGAACTTGAAAACATTATAGAACGCGCCGTGGCCATGGAAAACAGCGAAGTGATATATCCCGAGGCACTGCCCGATCATCTTACTCAACTGGCTATTGAAACCTACCGCACAGCCCCGGAAGGCAAAATTCCCACCATGAAGGAGCAGGAAAAACGGTATATCCAGTGGGTGTTGGAACAGACCAACTGGAATAAAACCCGGGCTGCCGAAATAATGGAGATCGACCGGGTCTCTTTGTGGCGCAAGATCAAAGCGTTTAAATTGGAATAA
- a CDS encoding sensor histidine kinase, translating into MIWFVNHYSNSMVLNTLVLIEKKRDLLDTVLEARRYEKNFFLRKDIKDLSMALSYIGKIDEKQALIEKEFSDFVTNDPSFEQRNQAINAYRSNMETLADLYQKGTVSLAQSLQIQNTVTQLGREFTTDIEQVVKTEKQKVFELLDRSRQYLMFSLFSLFILTVLAAIFLVIKLNRPLKAIETGIKHIAKGDYDKIPAIKTGDEFESLAVSLNDMIGELGRRKTQLIQAEKMSSLGTLTSGVAHELNNPLNNISTSIQIIQEEIEDQDIKYKKKLLANVEQEINRSKEIIRALLDFSRQSDFSLEPVLFKKLVNNTMHLITGDIPSDIDLEITVPDDIEGRMDPRRIQQVLLNLIINAVFAMEDQNGGCLTISAFKDSQAHAFIFTVQDTGNGIKKEHLAKIFDPFFTTREVGKGSGLGLSIIHGIVEQHGGTIRVNSTLGQGTIFTVSLPE; encoded by the coding sequence ATGATATGGTTTGTGAACCACTATAGTAATTCCATGGTCTTGAATACCCTGGTGCTCATTGAAAAAAAACGGGACCTGTTGGATACGGTGCTCGAGGCCCGGCGTTACGAAAAAAATTTTTTTTTAAGAAAGGACATCAAGGATCTGTCCATGGCCCTGTCATACATCGGTAAAATCGATGAAAAACAAGCGCTTATTGAAAAAGAATTTTCTGACTTTGTGACAAATGATCCCTCCTTTGAGCAACGCAACCAGGCCATCAATGCGTACCGCAGCAACATGGAAACCCTGGCAGATCTGTATCAAAAAGGTACCGTGTCTTTGGCGCAGTCTTTGCAGATTCAAAATACGGTGACCCAGCTGGGGCGGGAGTTCACCACTGATATTGAACAGGTGGTAAAAACAGAGAAACAAAAGGTATTTGAACTGCTGGACCGGTCCAGGCAGTACCTGATGTTTTCCCTGTTCTCTTTATTTATCCTCACGGTGCTGGCCGCCATTTTTTTGGTTATCAAGCTTAACCGGCCCTTAAAGGCTATTGAAACCGGGATTAAACACATTGCCAAGGGAGATTATGATAAAATTCCGGCAATAAAAACCGGAGACGAGTTTGAATCTTTGGCCGTAAGCCTGAATGATATGATTGGAGAGCTGGGTCGGCGTAAAACCCAGCTTATCCAGGCCGAGAAAATGTCATCTTTAGGCACGCTTACTTCCGGGGTCGCCCATGAACTGAACAATCCGCTAAACAATATTTCCACCAGTATCCAGATCATCCAGGAGGAAATTGAAGACCAGGATATTAAGTATAAAAAAAAGCTTTTGGCAAATGTTGAACAGGAGATCAACCGGTCAAAGGAAATTATCCGGGCACTGCTTGATTTTTCCAGGCAAAGTGATTTCAGCCTTGAGCCGGTCCTGTTTAAAAAATTGGTCAACAACACCATGCATCTTATTACAGGGGATATCCCTTCGGATATTGACCTGGAAATCACCGTTCCCGATGATATTGAAGGGCGCATGGATCCCCGGCGCATCCAGCAGGTACTGCTTAATCTGATTATTAATGCCGTATTTGCCATGGAGGACCAGAACGGCGGATGTCTGACCATTTCAGCGTTCAAGGACAGTCAGGCACATGCTTTTATTTTTACGGTTCAGGATACGGGCAACGGGATAAAAAAAGAACATTTGGCCAAAATTTTTGATCCTTTTTTTACCACCCGGGAAGTAGGAAAGGGATCGGGTCTAGGACTTTCCATTATCCACGGCATCGTCGAGCAGCACGGCGGAACAATCCGCGTAAATTCCACCCTTGGCCAAGGTACAATCTTTACCGTCAGCCTGCCGGAGTGA